The window GCGCATCGGAATTCTCCTCATCGTTTCTGATGGTGCGTCAGTCATGGTCGTCCTGCTCATGCGCCCATCACCTGGGCCTCGAACGGCACGATCACCAGCGCCTCCGTGCCGTTCACGTCCCGGACCGTGATCCCCAGCTCCCACTGACCCGCGCGCGGGACGGTGAAGGCGCTGAAGAAGTGGCCCTGGCCACTGCTGCTCAGGGGGCTCTGGCTGGACCGTTCCTGCGTCCCGCCGACGGTGCGCAGGTCCACGAGGACCGATCCGACGGGTAGGGGACGTCCCTGGTCGTCGGTGACCGAGACGTGCAACTCATTCGGCAGCCCGCCGAAGGCCGGGCTGATGACGGCCTGGACGAACCCACGGCCCTTGGCGGGACCCTCCGGGACCGCCAACGCCTCCCGGAACGCCACCGGCTCGGCGCCCGGGGCCGGCTTCGCCAGCCGGAACCCGATCGTCAAGTCGGCCGGCGAGGCGGCGAGCAGCGCGCGGTTCGTGCTCGCCGAGGAGTGCGCGGCCAGCGCGGCCTCGTGCGCCGCCTCGGCCGGCTGGGTCGCGACCAGCGTCGCCGTCACCGCGAGGACGACGGCACCGAGGCTGGTCTCCAGCGCGACCACGCGGCCGAGCCGGGCCGAGCCCGCCTCCACGGCCGCGGAACGCGCCGTGGTGACGCCCGCTCGCCGGGACCCCCGCCCCTCGGGGACCGCGTGCGCGGCCACCAGGCGCGGAGTCGCCCACCACCGGGCGAACCCGCCGAGGGCGACGATGCCGAGGACGAGGCCGACCTTGACCAGGAGCCAGTCGCCGTAGGTCGTGGACGTCAGCGCATCCGCCGACCCGACCTGGCGCCAGGCCTGGAGAACTCCGGTGGCCACGAGCGCGATCACGCAGATCGTCGCCGTCCGTGAGAACATCGGCACAGCCTTCGTGAGCGCCGCGGAGTCCTTCACCTTCAGCAGCAGGACGAGCAGTGCCGGCATGCCGCCGAGCCAGGCGCTCATCGCCATCATGTGCACGAGGTCGACGGGCAGCGTGACGAACCGGCTGCCCTCGGCGCTGTGGGTGGCGAGGCTCCACGTCAGCGCGAGCGCCCCTCCCCCGATCAGCGTCGCGGCCACCGGGCCCGCACCGCCGGCGCGGCCCGACTCCCGCGCCCGGCGCAGCCACAGCGCGAGCGCGACGACCACCACCGCGACCAGCGCGAGGCGGACGAGGAGCAAGGTGCCGATGCGCGTCGAGATGCCGTAGTCAAGGCTGCTCGCGACGCCGGAGAGCCCGGTCCCCTGCACGTAGGGGCCGTACAGGAGCAGGCTCGCCGCCGAGGCGCCGGCGAGCGCCCCGAGGCCGTACCAGATCATCCGCCGCGCCGCCGGCACGCCGAGGCCTCCGGGCCAGGCGAGGACGACGAGCAGCAGCGTCCCGACCGCGAGCGCGAGGCCGACGAAGGCGACCCAGCGCGCGATGCCCAGGTACAGCCCGAGCGCGCCGCCGTCGGAGACCAGCGCGTCCGGGGTCGCCGACGCGGTCGCGACGCCGACGCTGAACCGGAACGAGCCCTGCAGCGGGTGGCCGTCCGCGGACACCACCCGATACAGCACGGTGCGGGTTCCCTGCGCGAGCTCGGCCGGGAGCGTCACCTCCAGGGTGTTCGGGTTGGCCGCCACGTGCACCGGGTCGCCCACGGCCAGCGGGGCACCGCTGGGCTCGAGTACCTGCACGAGGGCGGTCTTGAGGTCGATCGCGTCGCTGAACGTCAGCGACACGGTCTTCGGTGCCGCGGCCAGAACCTGGTCCGGCCGCGGAGTGGTGCCGATCAGGCTCGCGTGCGCCGCGGCGGGCGCCGCCAGGCCGAGCAGCGCGAGACCGCTCAGCAGGGCGACGGCGACCGCCGCGGCGAGACATCGCCAGGGGGCGAGGGCGGATGTTCTCCGGGAGGCACGAACCATCAGTGACCCGGTTCGAAGTCGATCCGTCCGACGGGCTTCGCTGCCGCGGTGTCCCCGACGCCCGGGACGTGAGGAACCGTCACGGGGTTCGCCTCGGCGACGTCGAACAGCGTCGCCATACCGGTCATGCCGGCGGCCGTCTCGGAGTGGCTGAAGATGTGGCAGTGCATCATCCACGCGCCGGTGCGCGTCGGGACCCACAGCAGGTCGTAGGTCTGCCCCACGCCGAGCACGACGGTGTCGGCCTTGTAGGGCAACGGCAGCTTGTTGCCGTCCTGCGCCACGACCTCGAAGAACCCGAGGTGCAGGTGGATCGAGTGGAGAAACTCCGGCCCGGCGCCGATGATCCGGATGCGGACGCGCTCACCCACACGGGCCGCGAGCCGCTTGGTCTCCGGGAACGCCTTGCCGTTGATGACGAAGCCGAGCGCCCCGTCGGAGAAGATCATCGTGTAGTCGCGGTCCGAGGCGATGTCGCCGACCGGCGGGACGACGTAGAGACCGCCGAAGACGCCGCGGCCCTCCTGATCGCCGTGCATGTGCGAGTGGTACCAGTGCGTCCCGGCGCTGATCGCCGTCCACTCGTAGACGTGCTCCTTGCCGGGATGGATGACTCCCTGCGTGATGCCCGGCACGCCGTCCTGCTCGTTGGGCAGGTCCATGCCGTGCCAGTGGATCGAGGAGCCCTCCTTCATCTTGTTGATGACGACGATCTTGAGCTTGTCCCCCTGGTTGACGCGGATCGTCGGCGCGGGGATCGAGCCGTTCACCGCCAGGCCGTCCTTGACGAGACCTTCGGCGGTGCGCTGCTTCTTGGGGGCGAGAGTGAGGCGGAAGACCTTCTGGTCCCCGACGAGCTCCCACGGCGCGAGCGTCGTCCCGTCACCGAGGTCGACCGCCTCCTGCGAGGTCTGCGGCGCCGCCGGGGCGGCGGGAGCCGCGTCGGGTGCGGACACCGCCGACTGCGCGACGGTGGCCCGGCCGTGGTCGGACTCGGGGACGAAGCGCGCCAGGGCCGGCAACGTGCCCAGAGCGACCAGCACGAGCGCGGTGCTCAGTGCGGTCGACGAGCGCCGGCGGGGGCGGGTGTGGCGGCCTCGAGCGTGGTGGTTCGACATGCAATCCCTTTCCGGGGGGAGAAAGGCCGGAGCCGGGGGGCGCGTAACGCGCCCCCCGGTCCGGGTGGTCAGTGCGTTATGACCTGACGGCCTGTCAGCACTTGCTCTTGTACTTGACCGGGTTCCGCTGCTTGCAGGTCAGCTGGTTGTTGACCGCGTTCTTCGGAGCCCGCTGGACCCAGCCCTCGTAAGCGAGCGGGATCGTCATGACGCCCTGACCGCCGAAGCCGTTCCAGTCGGCGATCGCGTCGTCCATCTGCGTCGCGGAGGTGGAGTCCGCCAGGAGCGTTCCCACCACCGCCGCGTCGGCCGGGCTGCCGTCACCGTTCGGGTCGATGTCGATGACATCGATGACGTTCGCGAACTTGCTGGTGACGTAGCCGTAGTAGCCGCCGCCCTTCTTGGCGCCGAAGTTCACACCGTGGCAGCCCGCGTGGCAGGGCAGCCAGGCCACGATCTTGTCCGTCTTCGGGTCCAGGATCGTGAGGTTCGACGTCAGGGTGTTGGCGTTGATGATGCCGGAGTTGTCCGGCGCGACCGCGATCTGGATACCGAGGCCGCCCCAGTTGCCGGCGGGGCCGGAGTAGGGGTCGTACTCGCTCCAGAGGTCGATCTTCTTGTAGTCGACCTTGGAG of the Sporichthya polymorpha DSM 43042 genome contains:
- a CDS encoding copper resistance CopC/CopD family protein is translated as MVRASRRTSALAPWRCLAAAVAVALLSGLALLGLAAPAAAHASLIGTTPRPDQVLAAAPKTVSLTFSDAIDLKTALVQVLEPSGAPLAVGDPVHVAANPNTLEVTLPAELAQGTRTVLYRVVSADGHPLQGSFRFSVGVATASATPDALVSDGGALGLYLGIARWVAFVGLALAVGTLLLVVLAWPGGLGVPAARRMIWYGLGALAGASAASLLLYGPYVQGTGLSGVASSLDYGISTRIGTLLLVRLALVAVVVVALALWLRRARESGRAGGAGPVAATLIGGGALALTWSLATHSAEGSRFVTLPVDLVHMMAMSAWLGGMPALLVLLLKVKDSAALTKAVPMFSRTATICVIALVATGVLQAWRQVGSADALTSTTYGDWLLVKVGLVLGIVALGGFARWWATPRLVAAHAVPEGRGSRRAGVTTARSAAVEAGSARLGRVVALETSLGAVVLAVTATLVATQPAEAAHEAALAAHSSASTNRALLAASPADLTIGFRLAKPAPGAEPVAFREALAVPEGPAKGRGFVQAVISPAFGGLPNELHVSVTDDQGRPLPVGSVLVDLRTVGGTQERSSQSPLSSSGQGHFFSAFTVPRAGQWELGITVRDVNGTEALVIVPFEAQVMGA
- a CDS encoding multicopper oxidase family protein; this translates as MSNHHARGRHTRPRRRSSTALSTALVLVALGTLPALARFVPESDHGRATVAQSAVSAPDAAPAAPAAPQTSQEAVDLGDGTTLAPWELVGDQKVFRLTLAPKKQRTAEGLVKDGLAVNGSIPAPTIRVNQGDKLKIVVINKMKEGSSIHWHGMDLPNEQDGVPGITQGVIHPGKEHVYEWTAISAGTHWYHSHMHGDQEGRGVFGGLYVVPPVGDIASDRDYTMIFSDGALGFVINGKAFPETKRLAARVGERVRIRIIGAGPEFLHSIHLHLGFFEVVAQDGNKLPLPYKADTVVLGVGQTYDLLWVPTRTGAWMMHCHIFSHSETAAGMTGMATLFDVAEANPVTVPHVPGVGDTAAAKPVGRIDFEPGH